TCGGTCTCGTGGTCGGCTGCGCCTGGGCCGGTGTGCTGGCCGCCGGTATCTTCCGGTCCACCACGGCCGGGCTCGCCGCCCTGGTCTCCGTACCGATTCTCGTCGTACCTCTCGTACACAAGGTCCTGGAGGGACCGGCTGTGCGAACGGCGGCCGGTTTTCCCATGCGGCTGCGCGAGGTGCTCCTTATGCAGTGGCCCTTCGGGGGAGAGCGATATCTGGCCGCAGCGGCCCGGACGGTCGGTCAACCCGTGGGCGGCGCATTGGCGTTGTCACTGTCCGTCCTGCTCTGCGCATATCTGCTCACGACCCTGCGCAGCAGGGTCCGATGACGACCGTCCGAGCCCTTCCGATCCCGCCCTGCACACAACTCCCCCGGGGAAAGCCCATTTCTTTCCGATAAGGCGTCAATTGCGACGGGGTGAGCGATCACCCTTTCGTGTGCTTTTCACCAAAGACCTCAAGGGAGTTGGAGACGGCGCCGACAAAGGTTTCGTGAGTACCCTTGCGCACACCATGATGACCGCCGCCCGCTCCGCAGACTCCGGTCTCGCCGGCCCGGGCGAACTCGACCGCTATCCCTACGCCGAGGCGCCCCCCGCCGACCGTGTCGGGGCCCCCGCCTGGGACGGCGCCGATCCGGAGCTGGGCCGGGTGGGTCGGCGCGCCGCCGGCAGCCGCGGACGCGGGCTGCACGGCCAACTCGTCCAGCAGCTCGGCCAGATGATCGTCTCGGGCGATCTGGGTGCCGACCGTCCGCTGGTGCCCGAGGAGATCGGCCAGCGCTTCGAGGTCTCCCGCACCGTCGTCCGTGAGTCGCTCCGCGTCCTGGAGGCCAAGGGCCTGGTCAGCGCCCGCCCGAACGTCGGCACGCGCGTGCGTCCCGTCAGTGACTGGAACCTCCTCGACCCGGACATCATCGAATGGCGCGCCTTCGGGCCGCAGCGCGACGACCAGCGACGCGAGCTGAGCGAACTGCGCTGGACGATCGAGCCGCTGGCCGCGCGCCTCGCCGCCGGGCACGGGCGCGAGGACGTCCAGCAGCGGCTCGCGGACATGGTCGAGATCATGGGCCACGCCATGGGACAAGGGGACGCGCTCACCTTCTCGCGCGCGGACGCCGAGTTCCACTCCCTGCTCATCCAGGTCGCGGGCAACCGCATGCTGGAGCACCTCTCCGGGATCGTGTCGGCCGCCCTCCAGGTTTCCGGCGGCCCCGTCACGGGTTGTGACAGGCCGAACGAGACGTCGCTGGCGCATCACGGCAGGATCGTCGACGC
This genomic window from Streptomyces sp. DG2A-72 contains:
- a CDS encoding FadR/GntR family transcriptional regulator, which gives rise to MSTLAHTMMTAARSADSGLAGPGELDRYPYAEAPPADRVGAPAWDGADPELGRVGRRAAGSRGRGLHGQLVQQLGQMIVSGDLGADRPLVPEEIGQRFEVSRTVVRESLRVLEAKGLVSARPNVGTRVRPVSDWNLLDPDIIEWRAFGPQRDDQRRELSELRWTIEPLAARLAAGHGREDVQQRLADMVEIMGHAMGQGDALTFSRADAEFHSLLIQVAGNRMLEHLSGIVSAALQVSGGPVTGCDRPNETSLAHHGRIVDALATGDGPAAETAMRQLLTVHPEVERVVPAPREH